The window CCATTTTCTGTAATTGTGTTATCTTACTTTGTTCAGCCTGTCTTATCCAGTCATCAAGCACTTTTTCTGCCATAGCCTTCATGGATTGCGACCATATCTGATGGAGTTGTTCCTTCAAATAGTATGCTTTTGACAATGGCTCATTCATAGCTAAGGCATTCTCAAGCCTTGTCTTGTGCTGTTTATCAAAGATGTCTACACCATTGCCGAGTAGCAGATACCTTGTTCCTTTGAGTACTTTACGCTTATTTATATCTTTCTCCATACTATAAACTTTACGTCTGATATCATCAAGTTTCTCGTTCATTAACTTCACTACATGGAAATGATCAAATACATGTACTGCATCGGGACAATTCTCCATAACAGAGGCTATGAAAGCCGCAGACAAGTCTGTTGCCACATGCTTTATCTTTATATTCTTACGTTTGACTTTCCGCCAGAATTTCTTCAGAGCTTCACTACCCTTGCCATCGCCAACATAGATTATCCTGCCACTGTCCAAATCAACGACGATTGTCTTATAGACATGTCCTTTCCTAACAGCAAACTCATCTATACCAATATTCTCTACACCCTCTAAAGATGGAGGACTATAATGACGCTTAAGGTAAGAGGAGTGTATTTCCTTTACAGTATCCCATGATACGCCCAAATGATTCGATACGTCCTGAAGCGTCATGCCACGAAGTAAATCTACTACATACTTAGCAAAACGGTGAGTATAGCCGCAACTGCCAGTGGCAAAAGGAATTTTCTCCTGCTGATCGAAGTCACATTCCTTACATTTATAGCGTTGTACCTTCATGCGTATAGTTACTCGCTTGCCACCTATGGGAAGTCCAACAAAGTCTCGTAAACGATACCCATTCTTTACTATGGAGCGGGCATCACAAGAAGGGCAACATCTTATTCGTTCTTTTGCTTGCACATGCAAAATAATTCTATTACCTTTGTACTCTTCACAAGTGCATTCGTGGGTATAAAGACCCCAAGCATGATATAGGAAACTGCTGTTCATATTTGTACATTTGTTGGTGCATATTCAAATATACAATATTTACAGCGGTTTCTTTTCGTATTTTATGTATTTATCACTCCAAATTCCGGAAGAACCAGAAAAGAAACGTGCGACAAACCAACAAACAAGATGCTGGAATGTCGCACGATGACAGTTCTTCGATTTATAAATTAGGGAAGAGGAAATGGTCTCAACTTATAGTTTTTGTACCATTTCATCGAATTTATCAGGATCAATAGACTTCAGACGCACACGAGAACGGTAAGCATAGACCGTTGCTTTTGAGCAGCGAAGGAAAGAACATATAAGCTCATTCTCACTTACGCCAAGGCGAATGAGTGCAAAGATGCGAAGATCAGTAGAGAGATGTCCTGCTTGTTTAGGAATAATCCTTTCCTCTGGTTTGAGCAATGCGTTGAAATCTTCCACAAAGTTAGGGAAAAGACCGAGGAAGGTCTCATCAAAACTTGAATAGAAGGAATCTAACTCACGGTCGATTATCTCCTGTGACTTCAATGTGTTCAGCAGTTCTGTGCGCTTATTGGCTGTAACAAGACGATAAATCTGTTTACGATAGCTGTCGAGTTTGTCGATGTAAGCAGAACACTCGCTAAGGAAGCGAGTGATATACTCATCCTTAATATTATTTGATTCTTTCAGCAATTCATTTGTGTTAGAAAGACGCGCACGAATAGCACGCAATTCTACAACACGACGACGCGTATAGATAATCATAACCAACAAGAAGACAGACATGAGGCTTATCAGCACAAGAGCGGCTGTAAGTTTGAGTGTACGACTCTTTGTTTCACGCTCATGTGACTTTTCTATTGCCGGCCAAACGTCAGCCATAGCAATTGTACGCTGACGTGCATTACAAAACACAGCGTCGTTCATAGCGTGGTCCATATAGGCATAAGCACGTTTTGTATCACCTTCTTCAAAAAGGATCACAGCCAATTGCTGTAGAGCAAGATATTCCTTTACCGAGTTGCGTATATCAGAGATAGCAGCTGCAATAAGGTATTGCTTTTGAGCTTCCACATTCTTATCCCTACCATAAATATCAGCAAGCGAGATTGACACAAATGCAGTTTGGCGGTCACCAGGTTTCAAGTGGTGATAGGAATCAAGGAGAATTTTCTTTGCTTGCTCATACTGTTGGCGATTAACAAGCTGTTCAGCACGTGACCAAATGTCAGGAGATTGGTTATTGTCTACGACAGAATCGTTACACAGTTTCTCCATCTGCTTGTACATCTTCCTCTGCGAAGGGATTAAAGCGGCATCAGCAAGTGTACGATAGAGGGTCTTTCGCGTTGAGAAATAATAGAAAGACAAGTCTTGGTTTATCCCACTTCGAGGAATGGAATTAATAATATCGCTTGCATCCTTGAGTTCTCCACCCCTTATCAAGAGGTAGGCAAGATTAAGTTTTGCATCATTTACCTTACTCTGATTGCCCATTGCCTTTGCTATTTTCTGCTTTTCCATAGCATAGACTATAGCAGAGTCTACAGAATAAGATGTATAAAGATTGAAGAGCTTGTTGGATAAATCGTAACGAGCCTCCATACTCTTTGCGGCATGAAGTTGTTTCTTTACATTGCGTATAACATCTTCATATTGTTTGTCATACTTGGATGACATGGCTATCTCATGGTCGAGATCGTCAAGTGTTGGTATTTGGGTCTGTGCATTAATGAGTAATGGCGTACATAATATTACACAGATGATTGCAATTTTCTTCATTTGCTTCATTCTTATTTGGGACATGATATCATCTCTTATGTAACGTTACAATTAATGGTTTCAGTATGTAGTAATGTAAGTAAGTTAGACGCTTCGTGTAAGAGATAGAATGTCTGCAGAGAAACGTAGCCACCTTTCAAAGGATATAACCCTTTGAATTTCTGAGCAATCACGCTTCTCTGCGGCACTTCTATCTTATACTATATTGATATCGGTTAATACCGATAAAACTTAATGGCTTAAAGTGCTTTCAAGCTGATAGCAAAACCACCTCCGCTAACCTGCTGAAGCTTGAGGATATCACCCTTCTTGACAGTGCGCTTAGTAATGGTGTAAGCCTTTGGATTCTTCTCGTAATCAGCATCTTTTGCATCTGCGTAGATGGTTGCCTCATACTTACGACCCTTATCAAGGAAGTCGAGTTTGAGAACACTAAGGTGTGGTGCAATACCAGTCTTTCCTCCTACAAACCAGTTGTTAGTGCCTTTTGCCTTACGAGCAACAGTGATATAACGTGCTGGCTCTGCCTCAAGATAACGGCTATCATCCCAGTCGCAAGCAACATCTTTAATGAACTGGAAAGCATCATTATACTTCTGATAGTTCTCTGGAAGGTCGGCAGCCATCTGAAGTGGACTATACATTGTTAGATAAAGCGCAAGTTGACCTATGAGGGTTGTGTGAACATAGCTCTTATTATTGCACCATGTTGAGAGCTGAGTCTCAAGAATACCAGGGGTATAATCCATTGGTCCGCCCTGAAGACGAGTAAATGGGAGGATAACTGTGTGGTTAGGATCGCTACCACCGAATGCTTCATACTCTGTTCCACGTGCTGACTCGTTACCAACAAGGTTAGGCCATGTACGACAAAGACCTGTTGGACGAGTTGCTTCATGTCCATTCACCATAATGTGATGCTTAGCAGCTTCCTTAATAACATGGAGATAATGGTTGTTCATTGACTGTGAATAGTGGTGGTCACCACGTGGGATAATGTCACCTACATAACCTGTCTTCACAGCGTCATAACCATACTTATTCATCAAATTAAAAGCATCTTCCATGTGACGCTCATAGTTCTGTGTACTTGAAGAAGTCTCATGATGCATCATCAATTTAACACCCTTAGAGTGTGCATACTCATTCAAGCCTTTCAAATCAAAGTCTGGATAAGGAGTAACGAAGTCGAATACATAGTCTTTCCAGTGACCGAACCAGTCTTCCCAACCGATGTTCCAACCTTCTACCAATACTTGATCTAAACCGTTAGCAGCAGCAAAGTCGATGTATTTCTTTACATTTGCGGTGTTAGCAGGATGACGTCCGTTAGGCTTAGCATGGGCATAATCAGTCTGACCAAGCTTCACTGAACTAAATTCATCAGTATAAGCCCAAGACTTACCACCTGCAATCATCTCCCACCAAACGCCACAGTACTTAGTTGGATGAATCCATGACGTGTCTTCAATCTTACAAGGTTCGTTAAGATTGAGGATGAGATTATTAGCAAGCATATCACGTGCATCATCGCTAACCATCACCGTACGCCAAGGAGTTTCGCAAGGAGTCTGCATGAATCCCTTAAAACCAGTAGCGTCAGGAGTAAGCCATGACTCGAAGGTCATTGTTTTGTCGTCCAGATTCAAGTGCATTGTAGCATAGTTTGCACATGCTGCCTCGTGAATATTAATGTACAAACCATCATTAGATTTCATCTGTAAAGAGGTCTGAACACCAGTCTCTGAGAATACTGAAACAGATGAGTTGTCCCAGTTTACAGCATCGTGGAAACGCTTGCGGATTTCAGAAAGCTTTGATTCTTGTGTCTCCTGCTCCTGTGTATCATAGTCTCCAGGAAGCCACCAAGCTGTATGATCGCCAGCCATAGCGAACTGTGTATGCTCATCCTTTATAACAAAGTAGTTCAGTTCTGGCTGTTGTGGGAATTCGTAACGAAGGCCCATTCCATCGTCATAAACACGGAAACGGATAACAATGTTACGCTTGCTGCTTGGCTGATTAAGGTCTACTTCCAACTCATTGTAGTGGTTACGAATGGTAGCAGTCTCACCCCAAACAGGCTTCCAAGTCTCATCGAAAGTTGTAGTCTTGGTAGCTGTCTTCTCGAAACCATCCATAAGACTGGTTTCATTCATGCCCTTGCTGGCATGCTTGTTCTTAGCTAATTCCAAACCTAAGTGCGAAGGCTTTACAACAGCCTTACCCTTATAAGTCATCTCATAAGTAGGCACTCCATTCCCTGTTAATGAGAAAGTAACTGCAACATTACCGTCAGGAGACTTTACAGTCTGCGCATTCGCAATGCTTGCCCACCCCATT is drawn from Prevotella melaninogenica and contains these coding sequences:
- a CDS encoding ISL3 family transposase, producing the protein MNSSFLYHAWGLYTHECTCEEYKGNRIILHVQAKERIRCCPSCDARSIVKNGYRLRDFVGLPIGGKRVTIRMKVQRYKCKECDFDQQEKIPFATGSCGYTHRFAKYVVDLLRGMTLQDVSNHLGVSWDTVKEIHSSYLKRHYSPPSLEGVENIGIDEFAVRKGHVYKTIVVDLDSGRIIYVGDGKGSEALKKFWRKVKRKNIKIKHVATDLSAAFIASVMENCPDAVHVFDHFHVVKLMNEKLDDIRRKVYSMEKDINKRKVLKGTRYLLLGNGVDIFDKQHKTRLENALAMNEPLSKAYYLKEQLHQIWSQSMKAMAEKVLDDWIRQAEQSKITQLQKMAVTVKTYKKGILAWYDCHLSTGKVEGINNKIKVMKRNAYGFRDEKYFTLRLYALHDCRITRNVG
- a CDS encoding DUF6377 domain-containing protein — protein: MKKIAIICVILCTPLLINAQTQIPTLDDLDHEIAMSSKYDKQYEDVIRNVKKQLHAAKSMEARYDLSNKLFNLYTSYSVDSAIVYAMEKQKIAKAMGNQSKVNDAKLNLAYLLIRGGELKDASDIINSIPRSGINQDLSFYYFSTRKTLYRTLADAALIPSQRKMYKQMEKLCNDSVVDNNQSPDIWSRAEQLVNRQQYEQAKKILLDSYHHLKPGDRQTAFVSISLADIYGRDKNVEAQKQYLIAAAISDIRNSVKEYLALQQLAVILFEEGDTKRAYAYMDHAMNDAVFCNARQRTIAMADVWPAIEKSHERETKSRTLKLTAALVLISLMSVFLLVMIIYTRRRVVELRAIRARLSNTNELLKESNNIKDEYITRFLSECSAYIDKLDSYRKQIYRLVTANKRTELLNTLKSQEIIDRELDSFYSSFDETFLGLFPNFVEDFNALLKPEERIIPKQAGHLSTDLRIFALIRLGVSENELICSFLRCSKATVYAYRSRVRLKSIDPDKFDEMVQKL
- a CDS encoding glycoside hydrolase family 97 protein, producing MKKTNIALIGLLMGWASIANAQTVKSPDGNVAVTFSLTGNGVPTYEMTYKGKAVVKPSHLGLELAKNKHASKGMNETSLMDGFEKTATKTTTFDETWKPVWGETATIRNHYNELEVDLNQPSSKRNIVIRFRVYDDGMGLRYEFPQQPELNYFVIKDEHTQFAMAGDHTAWWLPGDYDTQEQETQESKLSEIRKRFHDAVNWDNSSVSVFSETGVQTSLQMKSNDGLYINIHEAACANYATMHLNLDDKTMTFESWLTPDATGFKGFMQTPCETPWRTVMVSDDARDMLANNLILNLNEPCKIEDTSWIHPTKYCGVWWEMIAGGKSWAYTDEFSSVKLGQTDYAHAKPNGRHPANTANVKKYIDFAAANGLDQVLVEGWNIGWEDWFGHWKDYVFDFVTPYPDFDLKGLNEYAHSKGVKLMMHHETSSSTQNYERHMEDAFNLMNKYGYDAVKTGYVGDIIPRGDHHYSQSMNNHYLHVIKEAAKHHIMVNGHEATRPTGLCRTWPNLVGNESARGTEYEAFGGSDPNHTVILPFTRLQGGPMDYTPGILETQLSTWCNNKSYVHTTLIGQLALYLTMYSPLQMAADLPENYQKYNDAFQFIKDVACDWDDSRYLEAEPARYITVARKAKGTNNWFVGGKTGIAPHLSVLKLDFLDKGRKYEATIYADAKDADYEKNPKAYTITKRTVKKGDILKLQQVSGGGFAISLKAL